One Nitrospira sp. DNA window includes the following coding sequences:
- a CDS encoding lipid-A-disaccharide synthase, translating to MPRILIVTGEASGDLHGAHLVKELKELSPSLQVIGIGGASMRAAGAELVKDIPQLDVMGLIGLSAVKAMLQRIFRIRRLIQGERWDLVVLIDNPGLNFHFARVAKACGLRVLYYIAPQVWAWRQGRMRWIQRRVDHVLAILPFEQLLYKQAGVRCTFVGNPLLDEVAPSYDRQALRRQFGLKNDGPVIGLFPGSRKGELYEHMPLLLETVKRLAERHPAVQFILAQASSIQDQLLNELLRNSPVPIRVFRNQASEVMAASDLLVVKSGTSTLQAAVVGTPMVLFYRAPSWITYQLARRLIRVPWIGLANLVAGRGIVPELIHHEATPERLVQETERLLTDARAYEDMKVALSSVRQALGAPGASRRAAEAVLAECRT from the coding sequence ATGCCGCGCATCCTGATCGTGACCGGAGAAGCCTCCGGCGACCTGCACGGAGCCCACTTGGTCAAGGAGTTGAAAGAGCTGTCTCCCTCCCTGCAGGTGATCGGCATCGGGGGCGCGTCGATGCGGGCGGCCGGCGCGGAGTTGGTCAAGGATATCCCGCAATTGGATGTGATGGGGCTCATCGGCCTGTCCGCTGTGAAGGCGATGCTGCAGCGGATTTTTCGGATCAGGCGCTTGATCCAAGGGGAGCGCTGGGATCTCGTCGTGTTGATCGATAACCCCGGTTTGAATTTCCATTTCGCGCGGGTGGCCAAGGCCTGTGGGCTCAGGGTCCTGTATTATATTGCGCCGCAGGTCTGGGCCTGGCGGCAGGGGCGGATGCGCTGGATTCAGCGGCGCGTGGACCATGTGCTCGCGATTCTTCCGTTCGAGCAGCTGCTCTACAAACAGGCCGGCGTGCGCTGCACGTTCGTCGGCAATCCCTTGCTGGACGAGGTGGCTCCCTCCTACGATCGACAGGCGTTGCGCCGGCAGTTCGGGTTGAAGAATGACGGGCCGGTGATCGGACTGTTTCCCGGCAGTCGAAAGGGCGAATTGTACGAGCACATGCCGCTGTTGTTGGAGACGGTGAAGCGTCTCGCGGAACGGCACCCGGCCGTACAATTCATCCTTGCGCAAGCCTCCTCGATCCAGGATCAGTTGCTCAATGAGCTGTTGCGAAACAGCCCGGTTCCCATTCGGGTCTTCCGCAATCAGGCCAGTGAAGTCATGGCGGCCTCCGATCTGCTCGTGGTCAAGTCGGGAACCTCCACCCTGCAGGCGGCGGTGGTGGGGACCCCCATGGTGTTGTTCTATCGGGCCCCCTCCTGGATCACCTATCAACTGGCTCGTCGGTTGATCCGGGTGCCCTGGATCGGACTCGCCAACCTGGTCGCGGGCCGGGGAATCGTGCCGGAATTGATCCATCACGAGGCGACGCCGGAGCGGTTGGTGCAGGAAACCGAACGGCTGTTGACGGATGCTCGCGCCTATGAGGACATGAAGGTCGCCTTGTCGTCGGTGCGGCAGGCGCTGGGTGCACCCGGCGCTTCGCGTCGCGCGGCGGAAGCGGTCCTGGCCGAGTGCCGAACATGA